In Glandiceps talaboti chromosome 16, keGlaTala1.1, whole genome shotgun sequence, a single window of DNA contains:
- the LOC144447106 gene encoding dynein light chain Tctex-type 5-B-like — protein MSTAPILKTTDASDIVVVTRRPSVERPSRQRRISRIEAPSFGLLGGLSAPDKKRKHSRALSRDTDMTHSDTSYIQTGNRRIEYEPTYQMEPNRKIRSHEVEEVAQSVLNAYLKNLDYDAETSRRLSQQLAGVIMEKVKALGFKRYKVVAVVSIGSIKEKPGMNFGSRCLWDPKLDTFVTVQFTNGSLFAVAMIYGLYYE, from the coding sequence ATGTCAACCGCACCAATCCTGAAGACTACCGATGCCAGCGACATCGTCGTTGTTACAAGGAGACCCTCTGTGGAGAGACCATCTAGACAACGACGCATCAGTCGAATTGAAGCACCATCATTTGGCCTTTTAGGCGGACTATCAGCTCCAGACAAAAAACGAAAACATAGTCGTGCTCTCTCCCGGGATACTGATATGACGCACAGCGACACTTCCTACATACAGACGGGAAACCGCAGAATTGAGTACGAACCGACCTATCAAATGGAACCCAATCGAAAGATCCGTTCTCATGAAGTCGAAGAAGTTGCCCAGAGTGTTCTTAACGCTTACTTGAAGAACTTAGACTACGATGCCGAGACTTCAAGAAGGCTATCTCAACAATTGGCAGGAGTCATCATGGAAAAAGTAAAAGCTCTTGGATTCAAGCGCTATAAAGTAGTTGCAGTTGTTAGTATTGGAAGTATCAAAGAAAAACCAGGAATGAATTTCGGAAGTCGTTGTCTGTGGGATCCGAAACTCGACACCTTCGTTACTGTACAGTTCACAAATGGTTCGCTATTTGCAGTGGCTATGATATATGGACTCTACTATGAATAA